A segment of the Polyodon spathula isolate WHYD16114869_AA chromosome 1, ASM1765450v1, whole genome shotgun sequence genome:
TATGGTGATGAGTGGGACAGCTATCTATATTCCTATAACccttacaaatatttaaatcctAAAACCAAGGGGTTAAGTTGGAGACAAAAAGGCTACCTGTCAAGTTATGGAGAGTCCGGTGAATATTTTGATAACTATCAAAGAGCACAGCTCAAATGCATTTTGTCGCAGATTAATCCAAACCTGACACCGAGGCTAAGGAAAGCAAACACCAAAGACGTCGGGATCCAGGTGAACCCTAAAACCGACGCTTCTGTCCAGTGTTCATTGGGTCCCAGGACATTAGTGGCGAAGAAGAGAGAGGCGCTGAGATGGCGAAGGCAGGCGACTCCGATAACGTCGGGAAGCCCTGTGAACAACCTCGACCAAACCGTGCGCTTTCCCAGGACGCTGGCCTTATACTCTCCTATTGCTGCTAGGAGGCCAACCTCCTTTCTCGAAGAAGAGAAATACGACCGAGAAAAACAAGGGGACCCACCAGAAACTGCTGAAAAAGCCAAAGTACAAGATGATGACACTAAATGCAGTCTGGATGAAAAAGGAGCCTCGCCCGCAGACGATATAGCCAACATGAAGATGGGCGCTGGTGTCGGCGCAtcacaagaaaataaatcaaatggcGCCCAGAAAGAGGGACAAGATGTTAACAGAAGTAGGGCGAGGGTGAGATTTCAGGTAAgcctttctaactttttttttagtaatatttaGATACATGAGAAcgtgaacatttaaaatatgtatttgctttgttttgctaTTGCAGTTCCTGGAACAGAAATACGGTTACTACCACTGTAGAGAATGTAATCTACGCTGGGAGAGCGCATATGTTTGGTGTGTTCAGGGCACAAATAAAGTAAGTTAAA
Coding sequences within it:
- the LOC121296993 gene encoding zygote arrest protein 1-like, translated to MAAYGDEWDSYLYSYNPYKYLNPKTKGLSWRQKGYLSSYGESGEYFDNYQRAQLKCILSQINPNLTPRLRKANTKDVGIQVNPKTDASVQCSLGPRTLVAKKREALRWRRQATPITSGSPVNNLDQTVRFPRTLALYSPIAARRPTSFLEEEKYDREKQGDPPETAEKAKVQDDDTKCSLDEKGASPADDIANMKMGAGVGASQENKSNGAQKEGQDVNRSRARVRFQFLEQKYGYYHCRECNLRWESAYVWCVQGTNKVYFKQFCRTCQKAFNPYRVEDITCQVCKRARCICTVTMRHVDPKRPHRQDLCGRCKGKRLSCDSTFSFKYII